Part of the Salinigranum rubrum genome is shown below.
CATCGGCCGACTCGGGTCGGGCCCGTCGGGTGTTCTCCTCGCTCAGCGTGGCAAAGTTCACAGCGTCCGACAGTAGTCGCGTTCTCCCGTCCACCCCTCTTCACTCGGAAACGTCTCTCATCCGTCTGTTCGAGGTCAAAGAGACGGGTTTTCGGTCGTAGTGTGAGTGGTTAACTGCGATTGTACTTCCAGCCCCCTCCCCAGCGGCGGCGACGGCCCCACTGGGTGGCGTCCGCGACGGTTCCGTAGTGGTTCAGCTTCGGTTGTGTGTAGCTTTTCTGAGCCATGTCGCTCGGCTCCGACGACGCCTGTTTCGTACATAGTTATGTATCCGAGTACGTCCGGTTAGCGAGGACGTGCGGACCGCCGCTGTCAGGTTACCCCGTCCGAAAATCCGACGCCCGGCGGTTATGCACACCACCCAGGTCAGCTCTGACGCGTTAGTGAGGACACATAACCCTGAATATTCCTGCCACCACCCGAAACAGTTCGACGACGGGCGGTTATGCGCACCCAACGCATCGCATGTGTCCGCCGTCGTGTCGAAACTCCGTCACGACTCGGTCGCTCCCGTCGATGCACCGTCTCGACGTCCACTCGGGCGGCCGACACCGACGTCCGCGGCCTCTCGCTCCGCCGGGAGCGTCTTCGCCCCGAGCGGGGTCGGACGGGTGCTCGCGTTCTGACTCCCCTCACGGCCCGTTTCACAGCACCGTTCGCCGCCGGAGTCCCGTCTCGTCGGTCGGGAGCGGCGTGTACTGCGAGAGGTCGTCCAGGTCGCCCAGCAGGACGCGCCCCTCGTGTTCGACCCACGCGTGTGCCCGGAACTCCGACCCGGCCTTCCTGACGCCGATGCGGACGCGGGCGGGGTAGCCGTGGGAGGCGAGCATCGCCTGGGCCACGATGGCGCGTCTGAGACACGTCACCGACGCGGGGAGGTACGGCGACAGGACGTTGATCGACCACGTGACGTCGTCGCGGGTCGCGGTCGAGTCGGGGTCGGCCAGGAACCGACTCGCCCGTCCGACCGCGCTCTGTACGCTCCCGACGGGAACGAACGGGACGGCGAGCATGCCGTGGGTGACGAGCAGGAGGAGGTACGCCGACGCCAGCAGGCGCTGTCTCGTCCGCGAGTGGCGGGCGAACCGTCGAACCGAGCGGACGAATCGCCGCACCGAATCGATCATTCGACCGTCGCGAGCCGTGCTGTCACCAGTTCGTCGACGAAGGCGACCAGGTCCCGGCGACACTCCTCGGCGCCGACGTCGTACTCTTCGAGGAGCAGTCTGTGAATCTCGGCGACCGACGCCGGTTCCTGGATGTGGGTCCAGATGGCGTACGCGACGTCCGACAGCCCGTGGTACTGGCCAGTCTCGGGGTGGAGGACGACCTGCTCGCCCCCGACGTCGGCCGAAACGTGGTTCTGGGTCGCCACGACGACGGAACGGTCCGTGATGCTCATGACGATAGTCAGGGAGGCCCCTGTTCGACATAGTTACTCAGTCGCTATCGGCCCACGCCGGTCCGTTCGTCCCCGCGTTCGCGCCGCTCGCGTCACTCTCGAAAACGCACACACTGCTCACCACGACGCCCACGCCACGACGACCCAACCCTGCGTTCAGGCCGTCGCCGCGTGCGCCGCGAACAGCGCGGCGTACGCCCCCTCGTTCCTCACGAGTTCCCCGTGTGTCCCCGATTCGACGACCTCCCCGTGGGACATCACGTGGATGCGGTCCGCGTCCGCGATTGTCGACAGCCGGTGGGCGATGACGACGGTCGCCCGGTCGCGGTCAGAGGCGGCGAGCGCGTCGTACACCGCCGCTTCGAGCGACGCGTCAAGATTGCTCGTCGCCTCGTCGAGCACGAGCACGTCGGCGTCCGTGAGCAGCGCCCGTGCCAGCGCGACCCGCTGTCGCTGGCCTCCCGAGAGGCGGACGCCGTCGTCGCCCAGGACCGTTTCGAGTCCGCTGGGGAGGTGCGGCAGGAACTCGGTTATCTGTGCCACCTCGCACGCGCGTTCGAGTTCTCTCTCCCCGACGTCGGGGTTCCCGACGGTGAGGTTGAACCGCAGGGTGTCGTTGAACAGGAAGGGGTCCTGCCGCACGACGGCGACCCGTGCGCGCCACGAGTCGACGTCGAACGACGTCACGTCGCGGCCGTCGGCGCGGACCGTCCCCTCGGTCGGGTCGAACAGCCCGGTCAGAAGGGAGACGATGGTCGACTTCCCAGCCCCCGACTGACCGACGAACGCGACGGTCTCGCCGCGGTCGACCGAAAACGAGAGGTCGCGGACGCCGACCGTCCCGTCCGGGTACGCGTACGTCACGCGGTCGAAGTCGACGCGGTCGACTCGACGGGGTGCGGGGACGTCGACGTCCACGCGCTCTCTGTCCCGTTCGAGCGCGGTGATCGTTCGCTCGGTGTTGACGAGGTGCGGTAGCTCGCCGTCGAGCCCGTACGCCACGTTGTTCAGCGAACTCACGACCGGTGCGAGTCGGAACATCGAGAACAGGAAGACCGCGAACGAACCGACCGAGAGCGCGTACACCTCGATGGAGAGGTAGACGAGCGCGAACACCGTCACGGCGCTCGCGAACAGGTAGGCGTTGCCGAGAAGCGAGTTGTTCCGCTGGAGGCGAACGTACGAGTCCGCGTGGCTGTCGACCGCGTCGGCGAACCGGTCGCGTATCCGCTGACGCATCGTGAACAGGCGCACGTCGCGCGCGCCCATGATTCCCGACTGTGCCGTCTCCTGGATGCGCGCGTTCGCATCGGCGACCGCCTCTCCGGTGGCGTACGCCGGCTGGATTACCCGGTGGAGCAGGACGGTCACCGCACCCATCACGACGACCGCCACCACGGTCAACTGGGGGGCGAGCACCAGCGCCACGGCGAGATACACCGAGCCGAGGAACAGCCGCTGGGCGAACTGGACGGCCCCCCGACGACCGCGGAGTGGTACTCCGTCTGCGTGATGATCGCGTTCAGCAGTTCGTCCGAGCCGAGTTCGTCCAGCCGCTCGACACGGGCGTCGAGCGCGGCGTCGAACACCCGGGTCCGGAGGTCGCGCACGTACCTCGTCTCGAGGACCGCGAGCAGCCACGCGACGAGGAACTGCACGCCGAACCGCGCGCCGACGACGAGGGTGATGCCGGCGAGAACGGTGCCGAGGGTAAAGGGCACGCCGAGCAGGTCGGAGGCGGCGACGAACGCGGAGAGGACCCGGTCCCCGTCGGTCGGGGGCACCCCGCCGCTCGTCGCCATCTCGATGATCGGGAGCATGAAGCTCAGTCCGATGCCCTCCAGCACGGCGGCGAGCAGGCTGAGCAGGAGGACGGCCGTCGCCAGCGCCGTGTTCGTCCGAACGGCCGCCCACACGAGACGGAGTTTTCGCCGCGGCGAGAGCGGCGCCCCCGTCGGCTCCATCACCGCTCTCGCCTCCCGGTCCGCGCGCTCGTCTGCCCGTCGCGCGGGCGTACGGGCGTCGACTTCACGCGGCTCATGACGCCTTGGCTGAGGCGAGAACGGGGTATAGTTATACAGTGCGTGCCACCGACGGCGACCGCCCGGTCGGCGAACCGGTCGTGGTTAGTTCGGCGTTTGTCTCCTCCGAGTTTCAGCCGACGTACACACACGTAAGACCGGAAGAATCGGCGCTGCGACGACGGCTCCCCAGCCGTCAGTTGACCGAGAGGACGCCGACTTCGTACAGTTCCCCCCGGTAGCTGACCGCGCGGTGGTCGGTCCACACCTCGGTGCTGACTCCTGTCACCTCGGCCCGGTTGTCCTCGTCCGCGAGGGCAGCCTCGAACGCGCGCTGTTGCGCCGGGGTCATCGACTCGAACGCGACCACCTCCTCGTGGGGGTAGATGGTGTCCGTCTCCTCGACGGAGAGGTACTTCGCGCTCTGGGACGTCAGTGTGAGGTACGCCAACGCGCCGCCCACACAGAGAACGACGACGAGGACTCCGAGACCGACCAGGGCGAGGTCACGCTGGTAGGGCTCTTCGAACTCGAACATGGGGACCGGTCGATGTGTCCTGTGCCGGGAAAGTAACGCTGTTGATTCGCAGGGCCGTGAACCCGCTCGTTTTCGGAGCGAACCGCTTAACGGGACCGAGACCTAATCTGCGACGATGACCGACGCCTCGGACGAGCAGGTGGGTGAGGAACCGCCCGGACCGCCGACCGCTGACGGGTCGGTCCCGGCCGGCGACACCGACGACGCGGCCACGACCGCGACCGAGCGCGGAACCGAGGACGGTGCCGACACCGCCGCGGACGCGGAACTCGAAGCCCTCCGGCAGGAGGTCGAAGAGAAGTACGACTTCGAGAACTTCGGCCCGAAGGACATGGCCGAGATGACCGTCGAGGAGTGGGAAGCGGCGTTCGACCCCGACTCGTGGGTCGTCGGTCCCGAACTGCTCGACAGGGTGGAGAAGGAACTGCACAACCGCGTCGCGATGCGGGAGGTGTTCGCCATCGTCGAGCGGTACACGAGCGAGGGCGAACCGCGGCTCGTCGCCTACTCCGACGAGGGGTACGCCATCGTCTACGCCGACGGGAGCGTCGAGGGCGAGGGGACGGTCCTCCGCGACGTCACCCCGACCGTCGCGCTCTGTTCGATGGACGACTACGACGTCGCAGAGCCGCCGCAGAACGTCGGCCTTCCCTCGCCGGACGAGGTTCCCGAGGGCTCGGGCGAGTTCGGCAACCTGATGCTGCAGGTGGTCGCGTTCGTCCAGGTCCTCGGCGGACTGGCGCTCCTCGTGGCGTGGCTCGTCACCGACCTGAACACCATCGTCGCGCCCGTAGCAGCGCTGTTCTTTCTGCTCATCGGCGTCTTCCTCTTCTTCGTCGTCGCCAACGCTCGGCTCTCGGACCGGTTCCGCTCCGAGGAGTACCGCAACCGGCTCCGGGCGGTCGGCATCGAGGACGGCCAGCGCCCCGACTTCCTCCCGCCGCTCGACGAGGACGCCGAACTCCTCGGTGGGGGGGTCGAGGGCGAACTCGACCCGGACGGGGAGACGGGCGAGACTGCGACCGAACCGGGGAGCGAAGACCCCGGCGAGGCCGGCGCACAGGGCGCCTGAGTCCGGGGGATAAACCGACACGAGGCGGGTGAGTCGGTGGGTTTAAGCGCGTTCCATCCTGAGCCCAATCTGTATGAACAGGCGGGACTTTCTCCGGACGGCCGGGGGTGCGTCCGTCGCCGCGACAGCCGCTTCGGGCACCGCCGCCGCGCAGGAAGAAGGCGGTGGTGGTGGCGGGAACGTCCGCCCCGACTGGGGCGGTCACCTCGACGGCGTCGACGGCGGCTATCAGGACCTCCGTGGCTCCAGCGAGGTGACCGTGGAGGTCGGCGCCAGCGGCAACGGCGGCGCGCTCGCGTTCGCACCGGCAGGCATCTGGGTCGACCCCGGAACGACAGTCACGTGGGAGTGGACCGGCGAGGGCGGCGGCCACAACGTTGTCTCCAGCGAGGGCCCGGCGTCGCTCGACAGTGGCGCCGCCGTCGCCGAGGCGGGCGCGACGTACGAACACACCTTCGGCGAGGACCAGACCGGCATCACGAAGTACCACTGCGCCCCGCACGAATCGCTCGGGATGCTCGGCGCCGTCGCCGTCGGTGGCGACGTCGCGACGGTGTCGACGGGCGGCGGTGGCGAGAAGGAACTCGAGGAACTCGGTGTCGCCATCCAGGCGCACTGGGTCGGCTCGGCGACCATCCTCGGCATCATCGTCACCATCATCTACACCTTCTACATCCTGAAGTACGGCGAGTCGCCGAACACGGGCAACACGGGGGGTGGTGAGTGATGTCCTCGTCGGGAAGTACCTACGGTGACATCCACCGCTACGAGTCCGCGCGGGAGTCGACCTCCGCCGCCATCGGCATCGTCCTCCTCACCGTGATCGAGGTGGTGTTCGTGTTCCTCTTCACGTACGGGCTGGTCTCCGGTTGGGGCCTGACCGACCTGGGGAACATGTTCCTCGGCGGCGTCTTGGCCGTGATATTCATCGACCTGGCGTTCATCCTCGCGCTCTATCGGAAGGAGTTCCTCCCGGACGTGATGATCGTCAAGAAGCGCCGGCGCAAGTGGGAGGACCTCTACATCCGCGAGGACCAGGTCGAGGGCGAGACGCTCGGTGACGGCGCCTGGGACACGGTGAAACGCGCGATTTACCCATACTACAAGCGATAACCATGAGTTTAGAAAAGAAAGACGAGTACGACCACAAGGCCTGGTTGAAGTCCAAGGAGGACCTCACGAAGGTCGAGCAGTTCTTCCTGCTCGGTCTCATCTACGTCGACAAGCGGCTGCGAATCGTCGACTACCTGGAGCTGATGGAGACGCTGTACTACCGGGTCAACCTCCAGATGCCGAAGAGCCACACCGAGCAGTACAACCTCGACAACAAGTTCTGGTACTGGTACCCCCTCTACACGCTGGGGCTGTTCTCGACGCTGGCGTACGTCGTCGCGGCCATCTCGGGGGCGCTCCTGGGCTTTTACTACAGCCCCGCGACGACGGGCGACCCCTCGACGGCGTACAACAGCATCGCGTTCATCATGCGTGACCTGCAGTTCGGGTTCATGCTCCGTTCCATCCACCGGTGGTCCGCACAGGTGATGGTCGCGGCCGTCTTCCTCCACATGCTCCGCGTGTACTTCACCGGGGCGTACAAGGAGCCGCGCGAACTCAACTGGATCCTCGGCATCGTCCTCATCAGCCTGACGATGGTGTTCGGGTACACCGGGTACCTGCTGCCGTGGGACCAGCTAGCGTTCTGGGCCGGTCAGATCGGCGTCGAGATGTCGCTGTCCATCCCGCTCGCGGGTGAGTGGGTCGCCCAGCTGTTGTTCGGCGGCTTCACGCTGAGCCAGGCCACGCTCCAGCGGATGTACATCCTCCACGTGTTCCTGTTACCCTTCGTCGTGACGACCCTCATCGCCATCCACATCGGCATCGTCTGGGTGCAGGGCATCGCGGAGCCACACTGATACAGAACAATGAGCGACAACGACACCACGAACGAGGACGCACAGGACGCGATGACGGACGGCTCCGGCAGCCTCGCCGTCCCGCCGGACGACGAGACGCCCACGTGGGGCGAGCGCAAGGCCCGAAAGACGGGCCTCTCGCGGCTCACCTACGAGTACTTCGAGCGCGCCCGGCGTGAGGACCAGGACCTCCGCCAGGAGTCGACGTACGTCGAGCGCGACGTGCTCGGCTTCCCGACGTGGCCCCACGAAGTGATTCGAAACCTCTCTATCGCGTCGTTCTTCACCGGGATGATCCTGTTCCTCTCGGCGACGATGCCGCCGCACATCGGCCCGCCGGCCAACCCCTCTTCCACCCCGGCGGTCATCCTGCCCGACTGGTATCTGTACTGGTCGTTCGGCCTGCTCAAGCTGAACCCGCTGAACCCGAGCTCGCCATCCTCGGCGGGCAGAAGATCATGGCCGACCGGACGTACGGCGTGCTCGCGAACCTCGTCGTCGTCGGGTTCATCGCCATCGTCCCGTTCCTGAACAAGGGGTCGGCGCGTCGGCCCGTCGAGCAGCCGTTCTGGGCCGCCGTCGGCGTGCTCGGCATCGTCTTCGCCTTCACCATCTCGCTGCTGTCGGTGAAGAACCTCATCCCGATGAACGTCGACCTGCTGTTCGACCTGACGTTCCTCCTGCCCATCGTCGCCGGCGTCGTCACCTACGCGGTGTTGAAGACGATGCGCGAGGGGTACACCTACGACCTCAACCGCCGGTACTACCGGCTCAGGCCGCCGAAGTAACTGCGCGCGGCCCCACCGTCCCGCCTGTCACCGACTCCACGAACCGTTCACGTTCTCACCGGCCTCGTTCACCACACGACGATGACGACAGACACAGACACCACCCGCTCGACCAGTGACGCCACCACGACGGCCACACAGACGGATGCCCAGTCCTCGCCCCAGTCGGCGGGTCGGCGCGGTCGGCGCGACGTCGAGGTGCCGATGCGGCTGTACAAGACCGTCACGGTGTTCTCGACGCTCATCGCCGTCGTCACGGTCGTCGCCGGCTTCTTCCTCCTCGACGCCGCGACGCTGCAGGTGAGCTTCCTCAGGGCGATCATCGCGGGCGTCCTGCGTGCGGTGGGGCTGGCGGTCCCGACGGGTGTGCTGAGCACCGTCCTCGCCGTCTGTGGGCTGCTCGTCATCGCGTTCGGTGCCGGGGTCTACACCGTCTCCACCCGGTTCCGCGCGGAAGGGATGGGAAAGTCTCAAGAGGGCGCCGACGAAGAGTCAGACAATGGCTGACGAATTCATCAAGGGGCTCGGCATCTTCACGGGCGGTGGTCTCGCCTGGCTGACCCTCGCGAGCTGGTACCGGACCCCTGGCTTCGAGAGCACCCAGCAGCTCGTCGCGCCGATCACCGTCTCCGGGGACAACCTGTTCAACGCGCTCGGGATCGTGCTGATGGACGTCTTCTTCTGGTTCACCCTCATCGGCGCGCTGACGTTCTGGGTGCTCATCCCGGGGACCCGAGAGCTGCGTAAGGCTATCGAGAACCGCCGCACCGAGTAGCTCGCCCGCGCTCTTTTCATCCCGTTCTCCTCTTCGGACCGGACCGTCTGTCGCCTCTCGCGCACCGAAGAGTGACGCCTCGGACGCACGGTCTCTCGTGAACGGGCACGGTCTCTCCCGAACGAGTCCGAGTTCACCCGTCTGCGGCATCCCCGGCACCTACTGCGAGTGTCTCCCGGCGCGAGTTCGTCGCCGGCGAGAGTCGGCGTGAACAGCGGCGGTGCACGGACGCGGCTGACCGTTGTCTCGTCCGCTCTCGGCCGGCGCCTCGCGCCGGCGCTGATGCGAGCGGGCCACGCTGTGTCTCGCTGGCCACGCGAGCGACTCGTGGGGTCCGCAGACGCAGACGAATCGGCCAGGGGCGCTTGTGGTCTCAGCGCGTCCGTACACCACACGGTCGCTGCAGTACGCCCGTACACCACGCGGTCGCCGTCGCTGTTCGTATCCTCCCCGTCTTTCCCTCCCCTCGGTTCGCCGAATACACCCATTCCACGCCGAACACGCCACGCTCTCGCGTCAGCAAACCCTGACCGCGAAATCGCGCGTCGAGCCGTCTCAGACGATGGCCGTCCAGATGGGCTCGATGATGAAAAAGAGGCTCTGGAAGCCGGCGTACAGCAGCGCGACGAGCGACGCCGTGAGGGCCGCCTTCGGTCGTTCCATCTGCATCTCGTTGCGGGCTTCGACCCTGCGGGCTTCGAACTCGAAGAAGTCCGCGAGGAACACCCCGAGGACGAGGACGGACATGACCATGCCGCCGTGCGGCGCGACGACGAGGAAGGCGAACGACGCGAGGACGAGGAGCACCGTCGTGACCGAGTGTGGGGTGTACCGTTCTATCTCGGCGTCGTCCTCAGCGTCCTCCGCCTGCTCGACGTGCTTTCGGTGCGCGAGGAGGCGCGTCACCATGTTCGCCAGCACCAGCACCAGCACGACGAACGGGATCACCGACGCCGCCGCGACCAGTGGGTCGAGCGGGACGAGGAACTGAAGCGGTTGCATACCCGACGTTCGGGCAGGTACTCATTAGAGTTTTTCCAATCTCCGCGCCCCGTCGGCGGGTGTCGGAGGCCGGAGGAGGTCGACCGTCCGGCCGACGGTCAACCGGACCGGGTCGTCGACCGTCACCCGTCGTCTGACTTGGCCGTCGACGACGAGCGAGACGGGCGACTCGTCGCGCTCGACGTCGAGGGCGACCGGGGCATCGACCACCCAGGTGCGCGGCTTCGTCGTGTACGGCGAGATGGGGACGACCGCGAGTCCCGCCCCGGCGGCGAGGAGCGGACCGCCGGTGGCGTGGCCGTAGCCGGCGCTTCCGGCAGGGGTGGCGACGACGACGCCGTCGGCGCGGAACGACCCCAGCACGCCCGACCCGTCGGCGACCGTGTACTCGGAGATGTGGGCGGGTTCGCTCGTCACGAGCGCGACGTCGAGGAGGCCCCGCACCTCGCGTCCGCTGACGTCGACCGACAGGACCGGGTGCGGGACGGTCCGCGCGTCGAGTTCGGTCGGGCTGAGGGCGGTGAGCGCCTCGTCGACCTGCTCCCGCGCGACGCCGTGTCGACCGACGCTCGTCGCGACGGGGAGCACCGGCACCGGGGCGGGGTCGTCGACCAGCGAGCGGAGCGCCTCGTCGCCAACCGCGAGGACGAGGTCGGCCGCCCCCTCGCGGTCGGTCAGCGTGACGTCGGGTTCGTCGTCGGAGAGGTCGGCCGCCCCCGGGGCGCGGACGGCAACCGTCACCGACATCGGCGTCCCTCCCGCGTCACACGCATCACGGTCACCGCTTCGCCTGCACGGATAAAAGTCCCCGCGGTTCACGCCGGTTGGGACGACGCGGAGGACGCGTGCCGGCCGCCCGTCGACCCCTCGTCGATTCGTTCTCCCGCCGGCGGTCGGTTCGTCGTCCGGTCGTGGCTCGCCGGCGTCCACCCGTCGACACCAGCGTCACCGCTCGGAGTCAGAACGGCCAGTCGCCCGTCGCTCGCATCCCCGCCGCCTCGCCCTGATCTTCGAGCGCGTCGGCGATTCGCTCGCGGGGGTGGGATTCGAGGTCGGCGTCCGCGCGCGCGAGTTCGACGACCACCTCGGCGAGTAGCACGGCCTGCTCGCGGAACGTCCGCATCTCGAGTTTGTCCAGCGTGTCCGCCTCGGTGTGGCCCCAGCCGCGTCCGCGTTCGCCGGTCTCCGCCGACACCATACAGCCCGGGAGGCCGCGGGCGACGAACGGCCAGTGGTCCGAGTGCGGGAGGTGTTCGGGGACGACCGTGATGGGGTGGTCGTACCGCTCGCCCACGCGCTCGAACGCGTCCCCGAGGCCGTCGAAGCCGCCCACGTGCGTCTGGAGCGTGCGGCCCCCGCACACCCCGTCGAGGTTGCAGACGGCGCGAACGTCGTCCGCGCGTTCGGCGTGATACCCCGACCCGACGAGGCCGACCTCCTCGCTGCCGAAACACGCGAGGTGAACCCGCGTGTCGAGTTCGTCTTCGCGCTCGGCGAGGACGCGCGCGACTTCGACCACCATCGCCGTCCCCGCGCCGTTGTCGAGCGCGCCCTCGGCGACGTCGTGAGCGTCGACGTGGCTCGTCAGGTAGACCGCCTCGTCGGTGTCGGGGCCGACGTCGGCGTGGACGTTTCCGCTCTCGGCGTCGGGCGTCTCACATCGGGTGCGGACGGTCACGTCCTCGTCGACGTGCCGTCGGGCCAGTTGCGCGCCGACCTCCTTCGAGACACCCACCGCGGGAATCTCGCCGATCGGTGCGTCCTCGGTGCCGACACTCCCCGTCGGTGGAAGCTGACCCGGAACGTGGTTGCGGAAGACGAAGCCCGCGGCCCCCGCCTCGACGGCCCGGTAGTACTTCTCGCGACGGTGGATGAAACGGTCGACGTGGTCGGGGACGGTCGAGGAGACGAGGACGACCGTCCCGGAGAGGTCGCGGTCGAACGCCTCGGGGAGTCCGTCGCCTACGTCGACGAGCCGTCCCGTCGCGCTCCCGCTCGGACTCCGCGGGAGCGCGATGCACGAGAGCGTGCGTTCGCCGGCGTCGACCGCGCTGTCGCCGCGAACCCACCCCTGGATGGGGAACGGGTCGACGGTCGCGTCGCGCGCGCCGACCGCCGAGAGCGCCTCCCGGGTCGCCGCCAGCGCCTCGTCTTCGCCGGGCGTGCCGGCCATCCGGTTCCCGATGTCGACCAGCCGTTCGAGGTGTGACCACCCGACGTCGCTCGTGAAGGTGTCTCCGATCCACGCGGTCATGCCCCCACGTGGCGGGGCCATGCGGAAACCGTTTCGGTCACCTTCCGACCGCCCGTCGTGTCATGCGCGTCACTCGTCCGAAGAAACACCACTGAGCGGGGCTCGGTGGGCGAGAGGCCCCCGGAGTTCCGGCGGTCCGACGGCGACACGACTTCGATTTACGAACCATAGTAGTTCACCATTTGAATCCCTGATTATCCTTTCGATGGTCTGAAATTACTTCCTGTGTCGTCTGCTGCCATCGACAGGGTTTTATTCACAACCCCATGTATATTTGTGTATGACAACTGTTCGCATCGCGGGCGCAACACTCACTCACTTCGGGAGTCACCCCGACCGGACGGGGCGCGACCTGTTCGCCGAGGCCGCGCTCGGCGCCCGTGAGCAGGCCGGCGTCCCACGGGACGACATCGACGAGGTCGCCTACGGCAACTTCATGGGTGAACTCGCCGAGCGGCAGGGACACCAGGGTCCCATCATGGCCGAGGCGGCGGGCCTGAACTGCCCCGCGACCAGATACGAGGACGCCTGTGCCTCCGCGGGGGTCGCGGTCCGGGCCGGGGTGTCCGCGATTCGGTCGGGACGGGCCGACGTCGTCCTCGCCGGCGGGATGGAGCGAATGACGAACCAGGAGACGGAGAACACGACGGAGTTCCTCGCCATCGCCGCCGACGAACTGTACGAGGTCCGCGCCGGCATGACGTTCCCCGGCGCGTACGCGCTGATGCAGCGCGCCTACATGAACGAGTTCGGCGGCGAGCGCGAGGACTTCGCGCACATCGCCGTGAAGAACCACGACCACGCGCTCCCGAACGAGTACGCACAGTACCGGAGCGCCATCTCGGTCGAGGACCACCTCGACGCGCCGATGATCTCCGACCCGGTCGGCCTGTACGACTCCTGTCCCATCACCGACGGCGCCGCGGCCGTGATTCTCGTGTCCGAGGAGTACGCCGCCGAACACGCTCTCGACGCCCCGGTCGCCATCACGGGGACCGGTCAGGGCGGGGACAACATCGCGCTCCAGGATCGAACACACCTCAACCGGACGCCCGCGACGGCGCGCGCGGCCGACGAGGCGTTCGCCGACGCCGGAATCACCCCCGACGACGTGGCCGCCGTCGAGGTCCACGACTGTTTCACCGTCGCCGAGGTGCTCGCGCTCGAAGGGCTCGGCTTCTACGACCCCGGCGAGGCGGTCACGGCCGCCCGCGACGGCGAGACGACGAAACACGGCTCGCTCCCCGTAAACCTCTCCGGGGGGCTGAAGGCGAAGGGCCACCCCGTCGGCGCGACGGGCGCCTCGCAGATCACCGAGATGTACCGCCTCCTCACGGGCGAGCACCCGAACAGCGAGTACGTCGACGGCCGCGTCGGCGTGACGCACAACGCCGGCGGGACGGTCGCGAGTGCGGTCGTCCACGTCCTGGAGGTGGACGCGTGAACCCGAAGGTCCGCGACGAGGGCTACGACGACCTCCTCGACGCCGCCGAGGAGGGGGAGGCGTACTACCTCGCGTGTGCGAACGGTCACGGGTCGCTCCCGCCGCGACGGACCTGTCCGCACTGTGGCT
Proteins encoded:
- a CDS encoding DUF7313 family protein, with amino-acid sequence MQPLQFLVPLDPLVAAASVIPFVVLVLVLANMVTRLLAHRKHVEQAEDAEDDAEIERYTPHSVTTVLLVLASFAFLVVAPHGGMVMSVLVLGVFLADFFEFEARRVEARNEMQMERPKAALTASLVALLYAGFQSLFFIIEPIWTAIV
- a CDS encoding NAD(+)/NADH kinase, whose translation is MSVTVAVRAPGAADLSDDEPDVTLTDREGAADLVLAVGDEALRSLVDDPAPVPVLPVATSVGRHGVAREQVDEALTALSPTELDARTVPHPVLSVDVSGREVRGLLDVALVTSEPAHISEYTVADGSGVLGSFRADGVVVATPAGSAGYGHATGGPLLAAGAGLAVVPISPYTTKPRTWVVDAPVALDVERDESPVSLVVDGQVRRRVTVDDPVRLTVGRTVDLLRPPTPADGARRLEKL
- a CDS encoding M28 family peptidase encodes the protein MTAWIGDTFTSDVGWSHLERLVDIGNRMAGTPGEDEALAATREALSAVGARDATVDPFPIQGWVRGDSAVDAGERTLSCIALPRSPSGSATGRLVDVGDGLPEAFDRDLSGTVVLVSSTVPDHVDRFIHRREKYYRAVEAGAAGFVFRNHVPGQLPPTGSVGTEDAPIGEIPAVGVSKEVGAQLARRHVDEDVTVRTRCETPDAESGNVHADVGPDTDEAVYLTSHVDAHDVAEGALDNGAGTAMVVEVARVLAEREDELDTRVHLACFGSEEVGLVGSGYHAERADDVRAVCNLDGVCGGRTLQTHVGGFDGLGDAFERVGERYDHPITVVPEHLPHSDHWPFVARGLPGCMVSAETGERGRGWGHTEADTLDKLEMRTFREQAVLLAEVVVELARADADLESHPRERIADALEDQGEAAGMRATGDWPF
- a CDS encoding thiolase C-terminal domain-containing protein, which gives rise to MTTVRIAGATLTHFGSHPDRTGRDLFAEAALGAREQAGVPRDDIDEVAYGNFMGELAERQGHQGPIMAEAAGLNCPATRYEDACASAGVAVRAGVSAIRSGRADVVLAGGMERMTNQETENTTEFLAIAADELYEVRAGMTFPGAYALMQRAYMNEFGGEREDFAHIAVKNHDHALPNEYAQYRSAISVEDHLDAPMISDPVGLYDSCPITDGAAAVILVSEEYAAEHALDAPVAITGTGQGGDNIALQDRTHLNRTPATARAADEAFADAGITPDDVAAVEVHDCFTVAEVLALEGLGFYDPGEAVTAARDGETTKHGSLPVNLSGGLKAKGHPVGATGASQITEMYRLLTGEHPNSEYVDGRVGVTHNAGGTVASAVVHVLEVDA